The Nitrospinota bacterium genome contains the following window.
TAAGAGCCACGGGATTTTGAGTCCCGCGCGTCTACCAGTTCCGCCACTCCGGCACCTGGAGAGACATTAGCCCACCGCCCGTGGCCATGTCAATTGAGGCGGCTCAGCCGTCATTGCGTGCCCAGCAGACCGTCGGCCAGGACTGCATCGGCCGCTCCATCGCCGCTTCTCGCCGAGCCCTCCAGGGTATCGGGCAGGCCCGTGGCGGTCCACCCCCCGGCGAGGTAGAGACCGGGGACTGGCGTTCGAGACCCAGGTCTCGGAGTTGTCTCTGCCGGCCTCAGAGGCACTGTGGCCCGTCGCTCCTTTACCACCACGGCGTGCTCCACCCGAGCCGAGCGGGCCGCCGGTATGAGCCGCCGGAGATCCTCCATGAGGGTCTCGACGATGACCGCCTTGGTCTCTGGAACGAGCTCATCGGCGGCGCTCACCGTGATGGCCACGACTTGCCCCGGACCTTCCAGGCCTAATAGCCGCGAGCGGTTGAAGGCCCACTGGGCAGTAGTTCCGACGAGACCGAGCAGGAGCTCGTCTAGGGCCGGACGGTCGAGCCATAGAGTGGCCGAGACGATGGGCGAGGTGGGTAGCTTCTCCAGGCCCTCAGGCCTGGCACCCGCCGGCAGCAGGGATGCCAGGGCCCACGGGGGGACGGCGGCTATGACAGCCCGCGCCTCGAGGTCCTCGCCGCTTGCCAGGACGACACCCTCGACCCCGCGCTCTCCGACGACGATGGCCTCCACGGGCCGTTGGGTCTCTACACGCCCGCCTCGGGCCTCAATGAAACGGTGTGCGGGCCTGGCGAAGAGGTCCTCCAGATCGATGCGGGGCAGGCCGAGGCCCGCCGCCGCCGGGCCTCTCCCAAAAGCCTCCCGAACGACGGCTGTCAGCGCCGACGCCAGGGCTCTGGACGGTCGGTCGTTGAGGGTGGCCAGCGCCAACGGCTCTATAAGGTGGGCCCGGGCCGCGGCGGAGGTCCCGACCCGGTCCAGAACCTCGGCGACCGATTGGCCGTCGAGCTCAGGCCCCCCGCGGAGGAAGGCCCGGAGGGCCCGGGCGGCTCCCAACCGGTCGGCCCAGGCAAGGCCCGACGCGGTGAGGAGACCGGCCACGGCGGCGGGGAAGCCGCCCACGGGGGGAAAGCGAAAGCGCACCCGGCCGTGGCTTGCAGAGGCGAAGACGAGATCAAGGCGGGGTTGCCAGATCACACCGTCGGCGGCGCCGATGCGATCGAGCAGGCTCTTGACGGAGCGGTTGCACCCCATCAGGAGATGCTGGCCGTTGTCGACCCGGTGGCCTGTTGCGGGGTCGATGAACGCAGTCGCTCGACCCCCGAGGCTTTTGCGGGACTCCAGCAGAGTCGGCCTCAGGCCGGCCTCGGCCAGGCTGACGGCGGCGGCGAGACCAGCGACCCCGCCGCCTACGACGATGATGCCGCTCACGGGCGAAAGATTCCCGCAAGCCAAGGGCGGCCCGCCGCGGCGAGCTTCTCGTGCCATGCAAGTCTGACGCGCCCCTGCCAGACGTCGTAGCCCGCTCTCTCTATTTTGGCGAGCAGGGCCTCATATAGGCTTCGCATTATCTCGGCGGGCAGCAGCGCTCGGCCGACCTCGGCAGGCCTCAGGCGGGAGGCCTCGGCGAAGGCCTCCCGGGCCCGGCCGCCCTCGAAGGCGAGCAGACTCAAAGCGGCCTCGGTGAGGCGGCCCTCCAGGAGCTCTTCCTCGGCCACCCCGAACCGCTCGAGGTCTTCAAGGGGGAGGTAGAGGCGGCCCCTGGAGGCGTCGCGGGCGATGTCGCGCAGGATGTTGGTCATCTGAAGGGCGCGGCCGAGGGGGACGGCGTAGGCGCGCGCCCCTGGAGTGTCGCAGCCGAAGACCTTGATGCTCATCAGGCCCACGACCGACGCGACCCGGTAGCAGTAAACTTCGAGCTCCGCGTAGGTGGCGTAGCGGGTGGTCGTGGTGTCCTGGGCGAGCCCCGCGAAAAACTCCTCCCAGAGCTCCCACGGGATGTCCCGCCGACGGCAGCACGGGATAAGGGCATCCAGGCCCGGCGGCGGCGTCGGGTGCTCGTAGCCCGAAGCGAGTATCTTTCGGAAAGCCTCAAGGCGGGCGACCCCCTCCTCGGGGGGAAGATCGTCCACCAGGCTGTCGGCGTAAGCCAGAGCTCCGTATAGGACGGTGAGGTCGGCCCTGCGGTCGCGCGGCAGGGCCAGGAATGCGGGCCAGAACGTCGAGCGGCGCGCGAGACGGTCGAGATCGACTCTAGCTAAACCCTCCGCCATTGCCCTACGCTCTCAGGTTGGCCCAGACCGCCCTGAGAAGAAGAAGGGTCCAGTCAGACCGACCGAGGGTGGGCCTTCGGGCAAGGACGTCGTAGTCCTGCCGGACAATCTTCTCAAGGACCCGGCGGCCCCCGAGGACGACGAGCCGGAGGTGGAAGGCCAAAGACCGCTCGACCATGCCGAGGAGGGCCTCGCCTTCGTCGAAAAGCTCCCCGGTCCTCGCGACGCAGGCGTCAATACAACGCCTGAGGTTCGGGCCCGCGCTCGGGGCGGCGAGCTCCGAAAAGTCCACTCCAAACCGGCGAAGCTCCGACTCTGGAATGTAGAGGCGGCCCCTGGCGAGGTCGGGCCTCACGTCCTGCCAGAAGTTCGCAAGCTGGAGGGCCGTGCAGACGGAGTCGGAAGGGCCTGTATAAGGCTCGCCCCGGTAGCCGGCCAGGGCCAGAAGGATGCGGCCCACGGGGTTGGCCGAGAGGCGGCAATAGGCCAAGAGGGCCTCCCAGTCTGGGTATCGTTTTTGGGTGCAGTCGAGGCGAAATGCGGACAGGAGGTGGTGGAAGGGCTCCGGGGATAAGTCCCGGCGTTGGAGGATGTCGCCCAGGGCGACGAAGACGGGGTGCTCCGAAGGGCCGCTCGCGCAACGCACGAGCTCCGCCCCCCACGCGTCGAGGAGGGCCAGGCGCCCTTCGTCTTCGTATGCCTCCTCGTCGGCGAAGTCATCGGCGAAGCGGGCGAAGGCGTAGACGACGGCCAGCTCCCTCCGAAGCCCGGAGGGGAGAAAGCGTGAGGCCACCGGGAAGTTCTCGTAGTGGCGCTTG
Protein-coding sequences here:
- a CDS encoding FAD-dependent oxidoreductase, producing MAREARRGGPPLACGNLSPVSGIIVVGGGVAGLAAAVSLAEAGLRPTLLESRKSLGGRATAFIDPATGHRVDNGQHLLMGCNRSVKSLLDRIGAADGVIWQPRLDLVFASASHGRVRFRFPPVGGFPAAVAGLLTASGLAWADRLGAARALRAFLRGGPELDGQSVAEVLDRVGTSAAARAHLIEPLALATLNDRPSRALASALTAVVREAFGRGPAAAGLGLPRIDLEDLFARPAHRFIEARGGRVETQRPVEAIVVGERGVEGVVLASGEDLEARAVIAAVPPWALASLLPAGARPEGLEKLPTSPIVSATLWLDRPALDELLLGLVGTTAQWAFNRSRLLGLEGPGQVVAITVSAADELVPETKAVIVETLMEDLRRLIPAARSARVEHAVVVKERRATVPLRPAETTPRPGSRTPVPGLYLAGGWTATGLPDTLEGSARSGDGAADAVLADGLLGTQ
- a CDS encoding phytoene/squalene synthase family protein, with the protein product MAEGLARVDLDRLARRSTFWPAFLALPRDRRADLTVLYGALAYADSLVDDLPPEEGVARLEAFRKILASGYEHPTPPPGLDALIPCCRRRDIPWELWEEFFAGLAQDTTTTRYATYAELEVYCYRVASVVGLMSIKVFGCDTPGARAYAVPLGRALQMTNILRDIARDASRGRLYLPLEDLERFGVAEEELLEGRLTEAALSLLAFEGGRAREAFAEASRLRPAEVGRALLPAEIMRSLYEALLAKIERAGYDVWQGRVRLAWHEKLAAAGRPWLAGIFRP
- the hpnC gene encoding squalene synthase HpnC, with translation MESGASPRMAPTSPTAPSVEPPPGGWSVEASYQWCGAVVKRHYENFPVASRFLPSGLRRELAVVYAFARFADDFADEEAYEDEGRLALLDAWGAELVRCASGPSEHPVFVALGDILQRRDLSPEPFHHLLSAFRLDCTQKRYPDWEALLAYCRLSANPVGRILLALAGYRGEPYTGPSDSVCTALQLANFWQDVRPDLARGRLYIPESELRRFGVDFSELAAPSAGPNLRRCIDACVARTGELFDEGEALLGMVERSLAFHLRLVVLGGRRVLEKIVRQDYDVLARRPTLGRSDWTLLLLRAVWANLRA